ATCCAATCCTTTTGGAGAAATCTCTCCAGAGGAGTTCAAACAAATTACCAACCAAGATTTTTAAGCTACTACTATTTCATACACGGAGAATTGGAGTCAGCCCCGTACCTAGCGGGGCTATTTTTGTTCCCCAAAGGGGGCGAGGAGGTATGAACCTATGAAATCCCTACACAGCCTAGAAAGCATCGCAACCCCAGCAAACGCCTGGGCGACAACAGCAGGTGCCATCGTGTCGCCCGCCTTTCACTATCTATACGGCACAAACCGTCAAGACATCCTGATCGTCCTCTTCTTCATGATTGCCCTCGATTGGATCACAGGCATATCCGCCGCCAAAAAAGACCAATCCTACTCCTCCGACTACGGCCTGTCCCGAATCCCACGCACCTTATTTCTCATGTCTCTACCAGCCGTAGCCAATCTCCTAGACCGCGTCATGGGCACCCCAGGCTTCTTATTCTACGGCGTCACCTTCGGCCTCATCTACCACACCTGGACAAGCCTGACCGCCAATGCCCACCGCGCAGGCTGGCCGATGCCCAAATCCGTCGAGAAATTAGTCAGCGCCGAAATCAAGGCGAAGGCTGAGCGAGCCAAACGAAAGGAGTCCTAGTAAACGATGAAAATCACCGAGATGCTTTTAACCAACGTAAATTCCCGCCCCAAAAAGAAGATCGTCCCAAAAGGAGTCGTCATCCACTGGACGGCCAACGAGGGCAGCGGTGCAAATGCCGTCGCCAACCGAAACTACTTCAACAGACCAACGACAGTAGCGAGCGCCCACTACATCGTGGACGACAAGCAAATCATTCGCTGCCTGCCCGAGGACGAGATGGGCTACCACGTCGGGGCGCAGACTTATTCACAGGCCGCCTTGAACAAATTGAGCACCTACCCGAACAACTGCACGATTGGGATTGAAATGTGCGTCAATGCAGATGGAAGCTTTGCAAAAATGTACGAGCAAACAGTGGCACTGGCCGCGGATATCTTGAAGCGACATGGCTGGGGAGTCGAGCACCTGTGGCGTCATTACGACATTACGGGGAAAAACTGCCCAGCCTTTTTTGTCGTCAATACGACCGCACAAACCTATACGGGAATGCCAGCGAAGGACGCATGGGCAAAGTTTCAACAGGATGTCCACAGGTTTCTCACAGTTTATCCACAAAAACCACAGCCTGATGTGGATAAGTGCGCAGTTGAGCTGACACTTACTTCCACAGGCAAACTAATCAATGATGTATCCTATGTACCCATCCGGATGATTGTAGAGGCAGTGGGTGGAGCAGTGGAATGGGAGCCTTCCACGCAAAAAGTGACCGTGAACGGACAGGAAGTCTCCTATGTAAACGACCAGGGAACTGCTTTTGCGAAAACAAGAGAGCTAGCTGCCTTACTTGGCCTGCAAGTGGAGTGGGACGAGCCGAGAAAAGCGGTCGTATTGAAGAAATAAAAGAAAAAGCCGCAGATCCTGTCTGCGACTTTTCCATACATACATTTACCCAATCATAATCTGAATAATATCCGCTGCACTCAAGACAGCGCTTGGCTTTGTCTCCTGCTCATTCAGTCGAATCTGCCCGTCCTTGATCTTGCGGACAATCTGGCTGCGGCTCCAGCCTTCTATCTGTTCTGACAGCAGCTTGTCGAGTCTGAATCGAGCCTCTGCGCGCTCAATCCGAATCGTTACTTCCCGAACGCCGTTTTCCTGGTATTCATGCAAGGGGAGAGTGGGGAGTGGCGCGATTTCTTCACTGAACTCCGTGTCTGGCACCTCCCGATGATCTGTAAAGGCTTTGTAGATGGCTAGCTTTTCGTTCCACGTATGATTTTTTTCGCATTTATAGATAGCGAAGCGATAGATGTTTTTGCCGTTAGCGTTGTGGCGGCGGACGTTTGTATCGATAAAGAGAACGATTCGCCCGCAATTGCTACAATATCGTTGCACTGGCTGATTTTCATGATTTTCACGTAATACCCACGTATGCTCGATGGTATGCATGGTCCTTCACCTCGTGTAAAAAGTGAAAGGAACGCACCTGCTATTTGGATGTCCTGTAGGGCAGGCCTGTTTTTGGACACAAAAAAACGGAGATTCCCCATAGCGAACCTCCGTCAGGATTTACACCTA
The window above is part of the Brevibacillus antibioticus genome. Proteins encoded here:
- a CDS encoding N-acetylmuramoyl-L-alanine amidase, which encodes MKITEMLLTNVNSRPKKKIVPKGVVIHWTANEGSGANAVANRNYFNRPTTVASAHYIVDDKQIIRCLPEDEMGYHVGAQTYSQAALNKLSTYPNNCTIGIEMCVNADGSFAKMYEQTVALAADILKRHGWGVEHLWRHYDITGKNCPAFFVVNTTAQTYTGMPAKDAWAKFQQDVHRFLTVYPQKPQPDVDKCAVELTLTSTGKLINDVSYVPIRMIVEAVGGAVEWEPSTQKVTVNGQEVSYVNDQGTAFAKTRELAALLGLQVEWDEPRKAVVLKK
- a CDS encoding S4 domain-containing protein, with the protein product MHTIEHTWVLRENHENQPVQRYCSNCGRIVLFIDTNVRRHNANGKNIYRFAIYKCEKNHTWNEKLAIYKAFTDHREVPDTEFSEEIAPLPTLPLHEYQENGVREVTIRIERAEARFRLDKLLSEQIEGWSRSQIVRKIKDGQIRLNEQETKPSAVLSAADIIQIMIG
- a CDS encoding phage holin family protein; this encodes MKSLHSLESIATPANAWATTAGAIVSPAFHYLYGTNRQDILIVLFFMIALDWITGISAAKKDQSYSSDYGLSRIPRTLFLMSLPAVANLLDRVMGTPGFLFYGVTFGLIYHTWTSLTANAHRAGWPMPKSVEKLVSAEIKAKAERAKRKES